Proteins co-encoded in one Setaria viridis chromosome 9, Setaria_viridis_v4.0, whole genome shotgun sequence genomic window:
- the LOC117837490 gene encoding plasma membrane ATPase 1 isoform X1, translating to MEANGMDAISNETVDLEHIPVEEVFEHLKCTREGLTADAAQQRIDVFGYNKLEEKQESKVLKFLGFMWNPLSWVMEAAAIMAIALAHGGTDDRGKKMSIDYHDFIGIMLLLIINSTISFIEENNAGNAAAALMARLAPKAKVLRDGTWSEMDASLLVPGDIISIKLGDIIPADARLLEGDPLKIDQSALTGESLPVTKHPGDGIYSGSTCKQGEIEAVVIATGIHTFFGKAAHLVESTNHVGHFQKVLTSIGNFCICSIAAGMTIELIVMYAIHARRYRQIVDNLLVLLIGGIPIAMPTVLSVTMAIGSHKLAQQGAITKRMTAIEEMAGMDVLCSDKTGTLTLNKLSVDKNLIEVIARGREKDDVVLMAARASRLENQDAIDFAIVSMLPDPKEARAGIQEVHFLPFNPTDKRTALTYLDAGGKMHRVSKGAPEQILNLASNKAEIERKVHHAIANYAERGLRSLAVSYQEVPEGTKESPGGPWQFVGLLPLFDPPRHDSAETIRRALDLGVSVKMITGDQLAIAKETGRRLGMGTNMYPSSSLLGDKKEGDIAVLPVDELIEQADGFAGVFPEHKYEIVQRLQARKHICGMTGDGVNDAPALKIADIGIAVADATDAARGASDIVLTEPGLSVIISAVLTSRAIFQRMKNYTIYAVSITIRIVLGFLLLACFWKFDFPPMLVLVIAILNDGTIMTISKDKVRPSPHPDSWKLAEIFATGVIIGAYLAVTTVLFFWAVYKTEFFVRLFHVRSLNINKLDSKDINAVADNTERLASAVYLQVSTISQALIFVTRSRGWSFLERPGMLLMGAFVVAQLIASVLAAMVSWEVAGIKGIGWGWTGAIWVYNIAVYLLLDPIKFAVRYGLSGKAWGLVLDNKVAFTSRKDFGKEAREAAWAHEQRTLHGLQTATATTTSEQQQQLGQMAEEARRRAELARLRELHTLKGKVESVVKLKGLDLDDINNQHYTV from the exons ATGGAGGCCAACGGCATGGACGCCATCAGCAACGAAACCGTGGACCTG GAGCACATCCCCGTGGAGGAGGTCTTCGAGCATCTCAAATGCACGCGCGAGGGCCtcaccgccgacgccgcccagCAGAGGATCGACGTCTTCGGCTACAACAAGCTGGAAGAGAAGCAG GAAAGCAAAGTGCTCAAGTTCCTGGGCTTCATGTGGAACCCCCTTTCCTGGGTCATGGAGGCAGCAGCCATAATGGCTATCGCCCTTGCTCATGGAGGAACGGATGATAGGGgcaag AAAATGAGCATAGACTACCATGACTTTATTGGAATTATGCTGCTGCTCATTATCAATTCCACCATCAGCTTCATAGAGGAAAACAACGCTGgcaatgctgctgctgcacttATGGCCCGCCTCGCCCCAAAAGCTAAG GTTCTACGTGATGGAACCTGGAGTGAAATGGATGCATCTTTGCTGGTTCCTGGTGACATAATCAGCATTAAACTTGGAGACATCATTCCAGCAGATGCGCGTCTTCTCGAGGGAGATCCACTAAAAATTGATCAG TCTGCACTTACGGGAGAGTCGCTACCAGTAACCAAGCACCCTGGTGATGGAATCTACTCTGGTTCAACCTGTAAGCAAGGTGAAATAGAAGCAGTTGTTATTGCCACTGGAATCCATACTTTCTTTGGAAAAGCAGCCCATCTAGTTGAATCAACTAATCATGTTGGGCACTTTCAGAAG GTTCTGACATCAATAGGAAACTTCTGTATTTGCTCAATTGCTGCTGGAATGACTATCGAGTTAATTGTGATGTACGCTATTCATGCAAGAAGGTACCGTCAGATCGTTGATAACCTTCTTGTCCTTCTTATTGGAGGAATTCCCATTGCCATGCCTACGGTTCTTTCTGTCACTATGGCTATTGGATCACACAAACTAGCTCAGCAG GGTGCTATTACCAAGAGGATGACTGCCATAGAAGAAATGGCTGGAATGGATGTCCTTTGTAGTGACAAAACAGGAACACTGACACTCAACAAACTAAGTGTTGACAAGAATTTAATTGAG GTTATTGCTAGAGGCAGGGAAAAGGATGACGTTGTCTTAATGGCTGCAAGGGCTTCTAGACTAGAGAATCAAGATGCTATAGATTTTGCTATTGTTTCGATGTTGCCAGATCCAAAAGAG GCACGTGCCGGCATTCAAGAAGTCCATTTCCTCCCATTCAATCCAACTGACAAGAGGACAGCACTTACATACTTAGACGCTGGGGGTAAAATGCACAGGGTTAGCAAAGGTGCTCCTGAACAG ATTCTGAATCTAGCATCGAACAAGGCTGAGATTGAAAGGAAGGTTCATCATGCTATTGCTAATTACGCAGAGAGAGGGCTACGATCGCTTGCCGTTTCATATCAG GAAGTACCTGAAGGGACCAAGGAAAGTCCTGGTGGACCTTGGCAATTTGTTGGTCTTCTCCCGCTCTTTGACCCTCCCCGTCATGATAGTGCTGAAACCATACGCAGAGCTCTTGACCTTGGAGTCAGTGTGAAAATGATTACAG GTGATCAGTTGGCTATAGCTAAGGAGACTGGCCGGAGGCTAGGAATGGGCACAAACATGTATCCTTCTTCATCATTGCTGGGTGACAAAAAGGAAGGTGACATAGCAGTCCTACCAGTGGACGAGTTGATTGAGCAAGCGGATGGGTTTGCCGGAGTTTTTCCAG AGCACAAATACGAGATTGTGCAGAGGCTGCAAGCTAGAAAGCACATATGCGGGATGACTGGAGATGGAGTTAATGATGCACCTGCTCTGAAGATAGCAGATATTGGAATTGCTGTGGCGGATGCTACTGATGCTGCTCGAGGTGCCTCTGACATAGTTCTGACAGAACCTGGATTGAGTGTGATCATCAGTGCAGTACTAACTAGTCGGGCAATTTTCCAAAGAATGAAAAATTATACT ATATATGCTGTGTCTATAACAATACGTATTGTG CTTGGGTTTTTGCTCTTGGCATGCTTTTGGAAGTTTGACTTCCCTCCGATGCTGGTTCTTGTGATAGCGATTCTTAATGATG GAACCATCATGACTATATCGAAGGACAAGGTGAGGCCATCTCCCCACCCGGACAGCTGGAAGCTAGCGGAGATATTTGCGACGGGAGTGATCATTGGGGCTTACTTAGCTGTGACGACGGTGCTCTTCTTCTGGGCAGTTTATAAGACGGAGTTCTTCGTG AGGCTTTTCCACGTCAGAAGTCTGAACATCAACAAGCTGGACAGTAAGGATATAAATGCGGTCGCCGACAACACGGAGAGGCTGGCCTCCGCGGTGTACCTTCAGGTGAGCACCATCAGCCAGGCGCTGATATTCGTGACCCGGTCCAGGGGGTGGTCTTTCCTGGAGAGGCCGGGGATGCTGCTGATGGGCGCCTTCGTCGTAGCGCAGCTG ATCGCCTCAGTGCTTGCTGCCATGGTTAGCTGGGAGGTTGCCGGCATCAAGGGCATCGGGTGGGGGTGGACGGGCGCCATCTGGGTGTACAACATCGCCGTGTACCTGCTGCTGGACCCCATCAAGTTCGCCGTGCGTTATGGGCTGAGCGGCAAGGCCTGGGGCCTGGTGCTCGACAACAAGGTGGCCTTCACGAGCCGCAAGGACTTTGGGAAGGAGGCCCGCGAGGCGGCCTGGGCCCACGAGCAGCGCACCCTGCACGGCCTGCAGACTGCTACTGCTACCACCACcagcgagcagcagcagcagctgggccAGATGGCTGAGGAGGCCCGCCGGCGCGCCGAGCTCGCCCGGCTCCGGGAGCTCCACACGCTCAAGGGGAAGGTGGAGTCGGTGGTGAAGCTCAAAGGCCTGGACCTGGACGACATCAACAACCAGCACTACACCGTCTAG
- the LOC117837490 gene encoding plasma membrane ATPase 1 isoform X2 — MEERMIGASFIEENNAGNAAAALMARLAPKAKVLRDGTWSEMDASLLVPGDIISIKLGDIIPADARLLEGDPLKIDQSALTGESLPVTKHPGDGIYSGSTCKQGEIEAVVIATGIHTFFGKAAHLVESTNHVGHFQKVLTSIGNFCICSIAAGMTIELIVMYAIHARRYRQIVDNLLVLLIGGIPIAMPTVLSVTMAIGSHKLAQQGAITKRMTAIEEMAGMDVLCSDKTGTLTLNKLSVDKNLIEVIARGREKDDVVLMAARASRLENQDAIDFAIVSMLPDPKEARAGIQEVHFLPFNPTDKRTALTYLDAGGKMHRVSKGAPEQILNLASNKAEIERKVHHAIANYAERGLRSLAVSYQEVPEGTKESPGGPWQFVGLLPLFDPPRHDSAETIRRALDLGVSVKMITGDQLAIAKETGRRLGMGTNMYPSSSLLGDKKEGDIAVLPVDELIEQADGFAGVFPEHKYEIVQRLQARKHICGMTGDGVNDAPALKIADIGIAVADATDAARGASDIVLTEPGLSVIISAVLTSRAIFQRMKNYTIYAVSITIRIVLGFLLLACFWKFDFPPMLVLVIAILNDGTIMTISKDKVRPSPHPDSWKLAEIFATGVIIGAYLAVTTVLFFWAVYKTEFFVRLFHVRSLNINKLDSKDINAVADNTERLASAVYLQVSTISQALIFVTRSRGWSFLERPGMLLMGAFVVAQLIASVLAAMVSWEVAGIKGIGWGWTGAIWVYNIAVYLLLDPIKFAVRYGLSGKAWGLVLDNKVAFTSRKDFGKEAREAAWAHEQRTLHGLQTATATTTSEQQQQLGQMAEEARRRAELARLRELHTLKGKVESVVKLKGLDLDDINNQHYTV, encoded by the exons ATGGAGGAACGGATGATAGGGgcaag CTTCATAGAGGAAAACAACGCTGgcaatgctgctgctgcacttATGGCCCGCCTCGCCCCAAAAGCTAAG GTTCTACGTGATGGAACCTGGAGTGAAATGGATGCATCTTTGCTGGTTCCTGGTGACATAATCAGCATTAAACTTGGAGACATCATTCCAGCAGATGCGCGTCTTCTCGAGGGAGATCCACTAAAAATTGATCAG TCTGCACTTACGGGAGAGTCGCTACCAGTAACCAAGCACCCTGGTGATGGAATCTACTCTGGTTCAACCTGTAAGCAAGGTGAAATAGAAGCAGTTGTTATTGCCACTGGAATCCATACTTTCTTTGGAAAAGCAGCCCATCTAGTTGAATCAACTAATCATGTTGGGCACTTTCAGAAG GTTCTGACATCAATAGGAAACTTCTGTATTTGCTCAATTGCTGCTGGAATGACTATCGAGTTAATTGTGATGTACGCTATTCATGCAAGAAGGTACCGTCAGATCGTTGATAACCTTCTTGTCCTTCTTATTGGAGGAATTCCCATTGCCATGCCTACGGTTCTTTCTGTCACTATGGCTATTGGATCACACAAACTAGCTCAGCAG GGTGCTATTACCAAGAGGATGACTGCCATAGAAGAAATGGCTGGAATGGATGTCCTTTGTAGTGACAAAACAGGAACACTGACACTCAACAAACTAAGTGTTGACAAGAATTTAATTGAG GTTATTGCTAGAGGCAGGGAAAAGGATGACGTTGTCTTAATGGCTGCAAGGGCTTCTAGACTAGAGAATCAAGATGCTATAGATTTTGCTATTGTTTCGATGTTGCCAGATCCAAAAGAG GCACGTGCCGGCATTCAAGAAGTCCATTTCCTCCCATTCAATCCAACTGACAAGAGGACAGCACTTACATACTTAGACGCTGGGGGTAAAATGCACAGGGTTAGCAAAGGTGCTCCTGAACAG ATTCTGAATCTAGCATCGAACAAGGCTGAGATTGAAAGGAAGGTTCATCATGCTATTGCTAATTACGCAGAGAGAGGGCTACGATCGCTTGCCGTTTCATATCAG GAAGTACCTGAAGGGACCAAGGAAAGTCCTGGTGGACCTTGGCAATTTGTTGGTCTTCTCCCGCTCTTTGACCCTCCCCGTCATGATAGTGCTGAAACCATACGCAGAGCTCTTGACCTTGGAGTCAGTGTGAAAATGATTACAG GTGATCAGTTGGCTATAGCTAAGGAGACTGGCCGGAGGCTAGGAATGGGCACAAACATGTATCCTTCTTCATCATTGCTGGGTGACAAAAAGGAAGGTGACATAGCAGTCCTACCAGTGGACGAGTTGATTGAGCAAGCGGATGGGTTTGCCGGAGTTTTTCCAG AGCACAAATACGAGATTGTGCAGAGGCTGCAAGCTAGAAAGCACATATGCGGGATGACTGGAGATGGAGTTAATGATGCACCTGCTCTGAAGATAGCAGATATTGGAATTGCTGTGGCGGATGCTACTGATGCTGCTCGAGGTGCCTCTGACATAGTTCTGACAGAACCTGGATTGAGTGTGATCATCAGTGCAGTACTAACTAGTCGGGCAATTTTCCAAAGAATGAAAAATTATACT ATATATGCTGTGTCTATAACAATACGTATTGTG CTTGGGTTTTTGCTCTTGGCATGCTTTTGGAAGTTTGACTTCCCTCCGATGCTGGTTCTTGTGATAGCGATTCTTAATGATG GAACCATCATGACTATATCGAAGGACAAGGTGAGGCCATCTCCCCACCCGGACAGCTGGAAGCTAGCGGAGATATTTGCGACGGGAGTGATCATTGGGGCTTACTTAGCTGTGACGACGGTGCTCTTCTTCTGGGCAGTTTATAAGACGGAGTTCTTCGTG AGGCTTTTCCACGTCAGAAGTCTGAACATCAACAAGCTGGACAGTAAGGATATAAATGCGGTCGCCGACAACACGGAGAGGCTGGCCTCCGCGGTGTACCTTCAGGTGAGCACCATCAGCCAGGCGCTGATATTCGTGACCCGGTCCAGGGGGTGGTCTTTCCTGGAGAGGCCGGGGATGCTGCTGATGGGCGCCTTCGTCGTAGCGCAGCTG ATCGCCTCAGTGCTTGCTGCCATGGTTAGCTGGGAGGTTGCCGGCATCAAGGGCATCGGGTGGGGGTGGACGGGCGCCATCTGGGTGTACAACATCGCCGTGTACCTGCTGCTGGACCCCATCAAGTTCGCCGTGCGTTATGGGCTGAGCGGCAAGGCCTGGGGCCTGGTGCTCGACAACAAGGTGGCCTTCACGAGCCGCAAGGACTTTGGGAAGGAGGCCCGCGAGGCGGCCTGGGCCCACGAGCAGCGCACCCTGCACGGCCTGCAGACTGCTACTGCTACCACCACcagcgagcagcagcagcagctgggccAGATGGCTGAGGAGGCCCGCCGGCGCGCCGAGCTCGCCCGGCTCCGGGAGCTCCACACGCTCAAGGGGAAGGTGGAGTCGGTGGTGAAGCTCAAAGGCCTGGACCTGGACGACATCAACAACCAGCACTACACCGTCTAG
- the LOC117837495 gene encoding oleosin 16 kDa yields the protein MTAVGERYTRGLYGEDDYSGHGHGPGPGQGQRQQQQQQSAAAAVAKALAAGTAALSMLLLSGLALTGTVLALIVATPLLVIFSPVLVPAAITLALLTAGFVSSGGFGAAAVGVLAWMYRHLQTAPDQQQLSSKDWAHHRIEQARAH from the coding sequence ATGACCGCCGTCGGTGAGCGCTACACGAGGGGCCTCTATGGCGAGGACGACTAcagcggccacggccacggccccggccccggccagggccagcggcagcagcagcagcagcagtccgcggccgcggcggtggccaaGGCGCTGGCCGCGGGCACGGCGGCCTTGTCCATGCTGCTGCTGTCGGGGCTGGCGCTGACGGGCACGGTGCTGGCGCTGATCGTGGCGACGCCGCTGCTGGTGATCTTCAGCCCCGTGCTGGTGCCGGCGGCCATCACGTTGGCGCTGCTCACGGCGGGCTTCGTGTCGTCGGGAGGgttcggcgcggcggcggtcggcgtgCTGGCGTGGATGTACCGCCACCTGCAGACGGCGCCGGATCAGCAGCAGCTCTCCAGCAAGGACTGGGCGCACCACCGCATCGAGCAGGCGCGCGCGCACTGA